The following are encoded in a window of Halorarum salinum genomic DNA:
- a CDS encoding Zn-dependent hydrolase, giving the protein MDIPVDEDRLREDVEANAAFGDVDADEGRGRTVLCGTEPNRLARERFVDRLADAGLDVTVDAVGNVAGTWAPDSANPDAPAVAAGSHLDSVPEGGIFDGPLGAYGALEAVRAMRDADVEPDRPVVVVSFTEEEGQRFADGLLGSSVAVGERSVEEALALTDDEGVTLESALEDVGFRGEGVLDASDWDAWYELHVEQDTTLEGAGVPAGVVTTVTGITHCEVEIEGEANHAGATAMGDRTDALAAAAEFVLDVESAASEVVGSSSESAVGTVGSLSVSPNATNVVPGRVEAGVDVRDVEYESMETVVAAARDSLERLEAERGVDTSVERPFDLDPTPMSERLRAAAHEAGDAVGIDTIDLHSGAAHDTMHVADVTDAALLFAPSRDGISHNPCEWTDWDDCAAATRVMAGAMASVATE; this is encoded by the coding sequence ATGGACATCCCGGTCGACGAGGACCGACTGCGCGAGGACGTCGAGGCGAACGCCGCCTTCGGCGACGTCGACGCCGACGAGGGGCGGGGACGCACCGTGCTCTGTGGAACCGAGCCGAACCGACTCGCACGGGAGCGGTTCGTCGACCGACTGGCGGACGCCGGACTCGACGTGACCGTGGACGCCGTCGGAAACGTCGCGGGGACGTGGGCCCCCGACTCGGCGAACCCGGACGCCCCAGCCGTCGCCGCCGGGAGCCACCTCGACTCGGTCCCGGAAGGTGGCATCTTCGACGGGCCGCTCGGCGCCTACGGCGCGCTGGAGGCGGTGCGGGCGATGCGGGACGCCGACGTCGAACCGGACCGGCCGGTCGTCGTCGTCTCGTTCACCGAGGAGGAGGGCCAGCGCTTCGCGGACGGCCTGCTCGGCTCCTCGGTCGCGGTCGGGGAGCGCTCGGTCGAGGAGGCGCTCGCTCTGACCGACGACGAGGGCGTCACGCTGGAGTCGGCCCTCGAGGACGTCGGGTTCCGCGGCGAGGGCGTCCTCGACGCGAGCGACTGGGACGCCTGGTACGAACTCCACGTCGAGCAGGACACGACGCTGGAGGGGGCGGGCGTCCCCGCGGGGGTGGTGACCACCGTCACCGGAATCACCCACTGCGAGGTCGAGATCGAGGGCGAGGCGAACCACGCGGGCGCGACCGCTATGGGCGACCGGACGGACGCGCTCGCCGCGGCCGCGGAGTTCGTGCTGGACGTCGAATCCGCCGCGAGCGAGGTCGTCGGGTCGAGCAGCGAGTCGGCGGTCGGCACCGTCGGGTCGCTCTCCGTCTCGCCGAACGCGACGAACGTCGTCCCCGGCCGGGTCGAGGCGGGCGTCGACGTTCGCGACGTGGAGTACGAGTCGATGGAGACCGTCGTCGCTGCCGCACGCGACTCGCTCGAACGGCTGGAGGCCGAGCGCGGGGTCGACACCTCCGTCGAGCGGCCGTTCGACCTCGACCCGACCCCGATGAGCGAGCGCCTCCGCGCGGCCGCACACGAGGCCGGCGACGCGGTCGGAATCGACACTATCGATCTGCACTCGGGCGCGGCCCACGACACGATGCACGTCGCGGACGTGACCGACGCCGCGCTGCTGTTCGCGCCCTCCCGGGACGGCATCAGCCACAACCCTTGCGAGTGGACCGACTGGGACGACTGTGCAGCGGCGACCCGGGTGATGGCCGGCGCGATGGCGAGCGTGGCGACCGAGTAG
- a CDS encoding ZIP family metal transporter, producing the protein MAEQLFVDLVGTNPLVQALVGGLVIAGMNMVGASLVLVYRNPTERVLDGALGFAAGVMLAASFTSLIVPGIDATEVIVPGVPATGLLAPFPVLAGILIGVIVLDQADHWVPHVHVLITGRQRVDQTVTESGVASVILFIVAITIHNMPEGLAVGVGFGSGDVANALSLMLAIGLQNVPEGLAVSVAAINAGFDRKTYAVLTGIRSGLVEIPLVIVGAVAVSLAAPILPYAMGFAAGGMLFVISDEILPETHARGHERLATLGTMLGVVVMLYLDVALAA; encoded by the coding sequence ATGGCCGAACAGTTGTTCGTCGACCTCGTCGGCACGAACCCGCTCGTGCAGGCGCTCGTCGGCGGACTCGTGATCGCCGGAATGAACATGGTCGGGGCGTCGCTCGTGCTCGTCTACCGCAACCCGACCGAGCGGGTGCTCGACGGCGCGCTCGGCTTCGCGGCGGGCGTCATGCTCGCCGCCTCGTTCACGAGCCTCATCGTCCCCGGCATCGACGCGACGGAGGTCATCGTCCCCGGCGTGCCGGCGACGGGGCTTCTCGCGCCGTTTCCGGTGCTCGCGGGCATCCTCATCGGCGTGATCGTGCTCGACCAGGCGGACCACTGGGTCCCCCACGTCCACGTCCTCATCACGGGACGACAGCGGGTCGACCAGACGGTCACCGAGTCGGGCGTGGCCTCGGTCATCCTCTTCATCGTCGCCATCACCATCCACAACATGCCGGAGGGGCTGGCGGTGGGCGTCGGCTTCGGCTCGGGGGACGTCGCGAACGCGCTCTCGCTCATGCTCGCAATCGGCCTCCAGAACGTCCCGGAGGGGCTGGCGGTGTCGGTCGCCGCCATCAACGCCGGCTTCGACCGGAAGACGTACGCGGTGCTGACCGGGATCAGGTCGGGGTTGGTGGAGATTCCGCTGGTCATCGTCGGCGCGGTCGCGGTGTCGCTCGCGGCGCCGATCCTGCCCTACGCGATGGGCTTCGCCGCCGGCGGGATGCTGTTCGTCATCTCCGACGAGATCCTCCCGGAGACGCACGCCCGGGGCCACGAACGGCTGGCGACGCTGGGAACGATGCTCGGGGTGGTGGTGATGTTGTACCTGGACGTGGCGTTGGCCGCGTGA
- a CDS encoding tRNA uridine(34) 5-carboxymethylaminomethyl modification radical SAM/GNAT enzyme Elp3 — MSGATGPGDVESDAAGPPEESEAFVRVCETLVERILEGDLGRDDLESAKLEACSEFSAPKVPKNTDLLRHAPEGRREEVTEVVRRKPVRTASGVSPVAIMTSPHMCPHGKCLYCPGGPASEFSSSQSYTGHEPAAARGKQNDYDPYGQVTLRLEQLRHIGHPVEKAELILMGGTMTARSHDYQEWFVKRALRAMNEYDTDAEPNPAEGRSFAQEPDEYGFEYLEDVKARNEDADVRCIGITFETKPDWCDPEQIDRMLDLGGTKVEVGVQTTYERVNREMHRGHGVDASVDANRRLRDAAFKVGFHMMPGQPGMTAEMCRQDFRELFDNPEWRPDYLKIYPTLVVRGTRVYDRWRRDEFEPLDNEAAADLVADAMDEIPKYCRLQRVQRDIPADFIDAGVWKSNLRQLAEQRAAEKGYELRDVRAREVGHNDADPDPDDVELDVMEYESGGGIEKFVSFEDPVRDLLVGFCRLRFPSYSHAAPGAGPTAEDDPVRRELADAALVRELHVYGSPATFDGRGEDGDWQHRGYGRRLIRTAEDLAADAGFDKLSVISGLGVRGYYRDKLGYHQDGPFVSRRL, encoded by the coding sequence ATGAGCGGCGCGACGGGTCCCGGGGACGTCGAGTCGGACGCCGCGGGGCCTCCGGAGGAGTCCGAGGCGTTCGTGCGGGTCTGTGAGACGCTCGTGGAGCGGATCCTCGAGGGCGACTTGGGACGCGACGACCTCGAATCCGCGAAGCTCGAGGCCTGTTCGGAGTTCTCCGCGCCGAAGGTGCCAAAGAACACGGACCTCCTCCGGCACGCCCCCGAGGGCCGCCGCGAGGAGGTGACCGAGGTCGTCCGCCGAAAGCCGGTCCGCACGGCCTCGGGCGTCTCCCCGGTCGCGATCATGACCTCCCCGCACATGTGCCCGCACGGGAAGTGTCTCTACTGTCCCGGCGGGCCGGCCTCGGAGTTCTCCAGTTCCCAGAGCTACACCGGACACGAGCCGGCAGCCGCACGGGGGAAACAGAACGACTACGACCCGTACGGGCAGGTCACCCTCAGGCTCGAACAGCTCAGGCACATCGGCCACCCGGTCGAGAAGGCGGAGCTCATCCTGATGGGCGGGACGATGACCGCCCGCTCGCACGACTACCAGGAGTGGTTCGTGAAGCGCGCGCTGCGGGCGATGAACGAGTACGACACGGACGCGGAGCCGAACCCGGCCGAGGGTCGGAGCTTCGCGCAGGAGCCCGACGAGTACGGGTTCGAGTACCTGGAGGACGTGAAGGCCCGCAACGAGGACGCCGACGTGCGGTGTATCGGCATCACGTTCGAGACCAAGCCGGACTGGTGTGACCCCGAGCAGATCGACCGCATGCTCGATCTGGGCGGGACGAAGGTGGAGGTCGGCGTCCAGACGACCTACGAGCGGGTGAACCGCGAGATGCACCGCGGGCACGGCGTCGACGCGTCGGTGGACGCGAACCGGCGGCTCCGGGACGCGGCGTTCAAGGTCGGCTTCCACATGATGCCCGGCCAGCCCGGCATGACCGCCGAGATGTGTCGGCAGGACTTCCGGGAGCTGTTCGATAACCCGGAGTGGCGGCCCGACTACCTGAAGATCTACCCGACGCTCGTCGTTCGCGGCACCCGCGTGTACGACCGGTGGCGCCGCGACGAGTTCGAGCCGCTCGACAACGAGGCGGCCGCGGACCTCGTCGCCGACGCGATGGACGAGATCCCGAAGTACTGCCGGCTCCAGCGCGTCCAGCGCGACATCCCGGCCGACTTCATCGACGCGGGCGTCTGGAAGTCGAACCTCCGACAGCTAGCGGAGCAGCGCGCCGCCGAGAAGGGGTACGAGCTCCGCGACGTCCGCGCCCGCGAGGTCGGGCACAACGACGCCGATCCGGACCCCGACGACGTGGAACTCGACGTGATGGAGTACGAGTCGGGCGGCGGGATCGAGAAGTTCGTCTCCTTCGAGGACCCCGTACGGGACCTGCTCGTCGGCTTCTGCCGGCTCCGGTTCCCCTCGTACTCGCACGCCGCGCCCGGCGCGGGGCCGACGGCCGAGGACGACCCCGTTCGGCGCGAACTCGCCGACGCCGCCCTGGTCCGGGAACTCCACGTGTACGGGTCGCCGGCGACGTTCGACGGCCGCGGCGAGGACGGCGACTGGCAGCACCGCGGCTACGGCCGGCGGCTGATCAGGACGGCCGAGGACCTGGCCGCCGACGCCGGCTTCGACAAGCTCTCGGTCATCTCCGGGCTCGGCGTCCGGGGCTACTACCGCGACAAGCTCGGCTACCACCAGGACGGGCCGTTCGTGAGTCGGCGGCTGTAG
- a CDS encoding sensor histidine kinase — protein MEHTERTGERRAHEKSPAVDFDALRARAGTIRARESARGIRERLARVALEELDPDAVGVYRREGDRYRAAVEAPPEPPTSVPPVLPGADSPLADAVRSGDTRCGAVPDESAGDATDYCVTPLNGDGAVLLLTSNRDGFGPTTRAGLSMLVGHAEAALAGVEGGAVRRAAAETRPDVPDDQFLEALSHACPDYAFVYDDDGTCLDVLPGIGSGPIHATGDPVGRNVRDVYNDERSDRIVAAIRAAVRTGEPQRVEYSRSDDGSVTRVEGRVAPLPREDGDPRAAVLVARDVTERYERERDLRRQNERLERFASFVSHDLRNPLATASGFLDLIAEDVDDDRLDRVATAHDRMESLIDDLLSLAREGRGPTDTAPVELRPAAERAWDTVSVAGTLEVVGTTTLRADPGRFRRVLENLFRNAAEHAPRGDPRPDPTVRIGPLPDGDGFYVADDGDGIPSDRREDVFETGYTSIPGGTGLGLAIVERVAEAHGWDVRAVESDGGGARFEFSGVEVVDPDAE, from the coding sequence ATGGAACACACAGAACGAACCGGCGAACGGCGCGCACACGAGAAGAGCCCCGCAGTCGACTTCGACGCGCTCCGGGCCCGGGCTGGGACGATTCGCGCGCGTGAGAGCGCTCGCGGGATCCGGGAGCGGCTCGCTCGCGTCGCGCTCGAGGAACTCGATCCGGACGCCGTCGGCGTCTATCGCCGCGAGGGTGACCGCTACCGCGCCGCCGTCGAGGCGCCCCCGGAACCCCCCACCTCGGTCCCGCCGGTCCTCCCGGGCGCGGACTCGCCGCTCGCGGACGCGGTGAGGTCGGGCGACACACGCTGTGGGGCCGTTCCCGACGAGTCCGCCGGCGACGCCACCGACTACTGTGTCACCCCGCTGAACGGCGACGGCGCGGTGTTACTGCTCACGTCGAACCGGGACGGGTTCGGCCCCACCACGCGTGCCGGGCTCTCGATGCTCGTCGGTCACGCGGAGGCGGCACTCGCCGGGGTGGAGGGCGGGGCCGTCCGCCGCGCCGCCGCCGAGACGCGGCCGGACGTGCCGGACGACCAGTTCCTCGAGGCGCTCTCGCACGCCTGCCCCGACTACGCGTTCGTCTACGACGACGACGGCACCTGCCTCGACGTGCTGCCGGGGATCGGGTCGGGACCCATCCACGCGACCGGGGACCCCGTCGGCCGGAACGTCCGCGACGTGTACAACGACGAGCGATCGGACCGCATCGTCGCTGCGATCCGGGCGGCGGTTCGAACCGGGGAGCCCCAGCGGGTCGAGTACTCCCGGAGCGACGATGGGTCGGTGACCCGCGTCGAGGGGCGGGTCGCGCCGCTGCCGCGCGAGGACGGCGATCCGCGCGCGGCGGTCCTGGTCGCACGCGACGTCACCGAGCGGTACGAGCGGGAACGCGACCTCAGACGGCAGAACGAGCGGCTCGAACGGTTCGCCTCGTTCGTGAGCCACGACCTCCGGAACCCGCTCGCGACCGCGTCGGGCTTCCTCGACCTCATCGCCGAGGACGTGGACGACGACCGACTCGACCGGGTGGCCACGGCCCACGACCGCATGGAGTCGCTCATCGACGACCTGCTCTCGCTCGCCCGGGAGGGGCGCGGTCCGACCGACACGGCCCCGGTCGAACTCCGCCCCGCCGCCGAGCGTGCGTGGGACACAGTCTCGGTCGCGGGGACCCTCGAGGTGGTCGGCACGACGACCCTCCGTGCCGATCCCGGCCGGTTTCGACGGGTGCTGGAGAACCTCTTCCGGAACGCGGCCGAACACGCCCCCCGCGGCGACCCGAGGCCCGATCCGACCGTCCGAATCGGGCCGCTCCCCGACGGGGACGGGTTCTACGTCGCCGACGACGGCGACGGGATCCCAAGCGACCGTCGGGAGGACGTGTTCGAGACGGGGTACACCTCGATCCCGGGCGGAACCGGCCTCGGCCTCGCCATCGTCGAGCGGGTGGCTGAGGCACACGGCTGGGACGTGCGGGCGGTCGAGTCCGACGGCGGCGGCGCGCGGTTCGAGTTCAGCGGGGTCGAGGTCGTCGACCCGGACGCCGAGTGA
- a CDS encoding DHH family phosphoesterase, with protein sequence MGTCIICGTPTEGRVCDSHQEDVVFEFRGDKPSQLVPNRFYSGTVDGYADFGLFVDLSPQVTGLLHRSELDQRLESLDLEPGDPVYVQVKNVRDNGDVDLTWSIRQADRDFRGALVQDGTEERDAEPDDDDDDDDVGPVSVTSKPADRSGGRDRGEESGRSDDSGQSGGSGRSGESGNAETSNDGGTTAARSDEEPSASGSGGATTDAPSAGSDADERGSEPTADRERVPIGSLQDRVGRDVRIEGEVVSARQTGGPTVFELRDETGVVDCAAFVEAGVRAYPSIEVGDVVRLDGEIERRRNEIQVETEALAALSGEEAETVQRRLADALTDEARPESLDALAAHDSLDAMEGELLDIAEALRRAVLESRPIVVRHAATADGYVAGAAVERAVLPLIREEHAASDAQYHYFTRRPIDEPVYDMDAATKDATRMLQDRDRHDEKLPLVLLLGTGSTAESADGLDLLGIYGAERIVVDAAAADPEIADSVEILANPDLAGADNGGLSTATLAATLAATANADVRDDLEHLPAVSYWEGVPEAYADLADEAGFDAERVAELREAVALEAFYQSYQDKRELITDILFGEDDGALAGHISGQFREKLGTEIDTARANVESRESAGVPFTVLDADAYAHRYDFPPTPLLADELHRRERGGEDEHVTLVYGTDELFLRATADLDVRAIAAEAAEAVPNAGVTAVGVREGRIEFLSGRRDAVVDAVVDAAAEQFP encoded by the coding sequence ATGGGTACCTGTATCATCTGTGGTACGCCCACCGAGGGGCGTGTCTGTGATTCCCACCAGGAGGACGTCGTGTTCGAGTTCCGCGGAGACAAGCCGAGCCAGCTCGTCCCGAACCGCTTCTACAGCGGAACGGTCGACGGCTACGCGGACTTCGGCCTCTTCGTCGACCTGTCGCCCCAGGTCACCGGGCTGTTACACCGATCGGAACTGGACCAGCGGCTGGAGTCGCTCGACCTCGAACCGGGCGACCCCGTGTACGTCCAGGTGAAGAACGTCCGGGACAACGGCGACGTCGACCTCACGTGGTCCATCCGCCAGGCCGACCGCGACTTCCGCGGCGCGCTCGTCCAGGACGGCACCGAGGAACGCGACGCCGAACCGGACGACGACGACGATGACGACGACGTCGGGCCGGTCTCGGTCACGTCGAAGCCGGCCGACCGGTCCGGCGGCCGCGACCGCGGCGAGGAATCAGGACGGTCCGACGACTCCGGCCAGTCCGGCGGCTCCGGCCGGTCCGGCGAATCCGGGAACGCGGAGACGTCGAACGACGGCGGCACCACGGCCGCCCGGTCGGACGAGGAACCGTCCGCGTCCGGTTCGGGCGGGGCGACGACGGACGCCCCCTCGGCCGGGTCGGACGCCGACGAGCGCGGGTCCGAGCCGACCGCGGACCGCGAACGGGTCCCGATCGGGTCGCTCCAGGACCGGGTCGGCCGGGACGTCCGGATCGAGGGCGAGGTCGTCAGCGCCCGCCAGACCGGCGGCCCGACCGTCTTCGAACTGCGCGACGAGACGGGCGTCGTCGACTGCGCGGCCTTCGTCGAGGCCGGCGTCCGCGCGTACCCCTCGATCGAGGTCGGCGACGTTGTCCGGCTCGACGGCGAGATCGAACGCCGCCGCAACGAGATCCAGGTCGAGACGGAGGCGCTCGCCGCGCTCTCCGGCGAGGAGGCCGAGACCGTGCAGCGTCGGCTCGCCGACGCGCTGACCGACGAGGCCCGCCCGGAGTCGCTCGACGCGCTCGCCGCCCACGACTCGCTCGACGCGATGGAGGGCGAACTGCTCGACATCGCGGAGGCGCTGCGCCGCGCGGTGCTCGAATCGCGCCCGATCGTCGTCCGCCACGCCGCGACCGCCGACGGCTACGTCGCCGGCGCGGCCGTCGAACGCGCCGTGCTCCCGCTCATCCGCGAGGAACACGCCGCGAGCGACGCCCAGTACCACTACTTCACCCGGCGGCCGATCGACGAGCCGGTGTACGACATGGACGCGGCGACGAAGGACGCGACCCGGATGCTCCAGGACCGCGACCGACACGACGAGAAGCTCCCGCTCGTGCTCCTGCTCGGCACGGGCTCGACCGCGGAGTCCGCCGACGGGCTCGACCTCCTGGGCATCTACGGCGCCGAGCGGATCGTCGTCGACGCCGCGGCCGCCGACCCCGAGATCGCCGACTCGGTCGAGATCCTCGCCAACCCCGACCTCGCGGGGGCGGACAACGGCGGGCTCTCGACCGCGACGCTCGCAGCCACGCTGGCCGCGACGGCCAACGCCGACGTCCGCGACGACCTCGAACACCTCCCGGCGGTCAGCTACTGGGAGGGAGTGCCCGAGGCGTACGCGGACCTCGCCGACGAGGCCGGCTTCGACGCGGAGCGCGTCGCGGAGCTCCGCGAGGCCGTCGCGCTGGAGGCGTTCTACCAGAGCTATCAGGACAAGCGGGAGCTCATCACGGACATCCTCTTCGGCGAGGACGACGGCGCCCTCGCGGGTCACATCTCCGGGCAGTTCCGCGAGAAGCTCGGGACGGAGATCGATACCGCCCGCGCGAACGTCGAGTCCCGCGAGTCCGCGGGCGTCCCGTTCACAGTCCTCGACGCGGACGCGTACGCCCACCGGTACGACTTCCCGCCGACCCCGCTGCTCGCCGACGAACTCCACCGACGCGAGCGGGGGGGTGAGGACGAGCACGTGACGCTGGTGTACGGCACGGACGAACTGTTCCTCCGCGCGACCGCGGACCTGGACGTCCGCGCCATCGCCGCCGAGGCGGCCGAGGCCGTCCCGAACGCCGGCGTCACGGCCGTCGGCGTCCGCGAGGGCCGCATCGAGTTCCTCTCGGGCCGCCGCGACGCCGTCGTCGACGCCGTCGTCGACGCCGCCGCGGAACAGTTCCCCTGA
- a CDS encoding YIP1 family protein has product MTTWVENPHGGRARGPRGVVRAWAEVLVRPGRFFRTGVSPGDQAPGLVFGVCVAVAFLAGGFAAAPATIPEVYGGPLASALLALAVAALLVAPALLHLVAALQTALLVVLVRDRGGVSETVQVVAYAAAPCALAGPPVPELRAACALYGAVLLVVGLRAVHGTTALRAVLAGALPATLVFGVGFRGIDAFGALLARSAAI; this is encoded by the coding sequence GTGACCACCTGGGTAGAGAACCCCCACGGGGGACGGGCGCGCGGGCCACGGGGGGTCGTACGCGCGTGGGCGGAGGTGCTCGTCCGCCCGGGGCGCTTCTTCCGGACCGGCGTCTCGCCCGGCGACCAGGCGCCGGGGCTCGTGTTCGGCGTCTGCGTCGCCGTCGCGTTCCTCGCCGGGGGGTTCGCCGCGGCGCCCGCGACGATCCCGGAGGTGTACGGCGGCCCACTCGCGTCGGCGCTCCTCGCGCTGGCGGTCGCGGCGCTGCTCGTTGCGCCCGCGCTGCTCCACCTCGTCGCCGCGCTCCAGACGGCGCTGCTCGTCGTCCTCGTGCGCGACCGCGGCGGCGTGAGCGAGACGGTGCAGGTCGTCGCGTACGCGGCCGCTCCGTGCGCGCTCGCGGGGCCGCCGGTTCCGGAACTGCGGGCCGCCTGCGCGCTCTACGGCGCCGTCCTCCTCGTCGTCGGCCTCAGGGCCGTCCACGGGACGACCGCCCTCAGGGCCGTGCTGGCCGGGGCGCTCCCCGCGACGCTCGTGTTCGGCGTCGGATTCCGGGGAATCGACGCGTTCGGGGCGCTTCTGGCCCGATCGGCGGCGATCTGA
- a CDS encoding thymidine kinase: MHAITGSGWIEVISGSMFSGKTEELLRRLRRAEIAGQEVAVFTPALDERYGETTVGTHNGRSWEATVVESEGDGPWEMLDALNGEMVVAVDEANFFSGELVDVCQALAEDDRRVVVSGTDQTFRGEPFSPLPELMAVAEYVDKLQAICSICGEPASRNQRLIGGEPAHADDPTILVGAEESYEARCRNCHAVRRD, translated from the coding sequence ATGCACGCCATCACGGGGTCGGGATGGATCGAGGTCATCTCCGGGTCGATGTTCTCCGGGAAGACCGAGGAGCTCCTCCGTCGCCTCCGTCGGGCCGAGATCGCGGGCCAGGAGGTCGCCGTGTTCACGCCGGCGCTCGACGAGCGGTACGGGGAGACGACGGTCGGGACGCACAACGGTCGCTCCTGGGAGGCGACCGTCGTGGAGAGCGAGGGTGACGGGCCCTGGGAGATGCTCGACGCGCTGAACGGCGAGATGGTCGTCGCCGTCGACGAGGCAAACTTCTTCTCGGGCGAACTCGTCGACGTCTGCCAGGCGCTCGCGGAGGACGACCGGCGCGTCGTCGTCTCGGGCACAGACCAGACGTTCCGCGGCGAGCCGTTCTCGCCCCTGCCCGAACTGATGGCCGTCGCCGAGTACGTCGACAAGCTCCAGGCGATCTGCTCGATCTGTGGCGAACCAGCCTCGCGGAACCAGCGGCTCATCGGGGGGGAGCCGGCCCACGCCGACGACCCGACCATCCTCGTCGGGGCCGAGGAGAGCTACGAGGCCCGCTGTCGGAACTGCCACGCCGTACGGCGGGACTGA
- a CDS encoding DUF420 domain-containing protein, translating to MNVDVAGLRSIAREHAVVVAALLSTVALALVFAVALELVPGGSLPRASDAALGAIPHVNAVVSLAAVGTIAVGVRFARRGEYGRHRVAMLASTALFGTFLVLYLYRVAIMGPNDFAGPATLERFLYLPVLAVHVTLAVVCVPLVVYALTLAATRPVRDLFDTRHARVGRVAASLWVVSFSLGVVVYALLYHLY from the coding sequence ATGAACGTCGACGTCGCCGGGCTCAGGTCCATCGCGCGCGAGCACGCGGTGGTCGTCGCGGCGCTGCTCTCGACGGTGGCGCTTGCGCTCGTCTTCGCCGTCGCGCTCGAACTGGTCCCCGGCGGGTCGCTCCCTCGCGCGTCCGATGCGGCGCTGGGGGCCATCCCCCACGTCAACGCCGTCGTCTCGCTGGCCGCCGTCGGCACGATCGCCGTGGGGGTCCGCTTCGCCCGCCGCGGCGAGTACGGCCGCCACCGGGTCGCGATGCTCGCCTCGACGGCGCTGTTCGGCACGTTCCTGGTTCTGTACCTCTACCGCGTCGCCATCATGGGGCCGAACGACTTCGCCGGCCCGGCGACGCTCGAACGGTTCCTCTACCTGCCCGTGCTCGCGGTCCACGTGACGCTCGCGGTCGTCTGCGTCCCGCTCGTCGTCTACGCGCTCACCCTCGCGGCCACCCGCCCGGTCCGGGACCTGTTCGATACCCGCCACGCGCGCGTCGGCCGGGTCGCGGCGTCGCTCTGGGTCGTCTCCTTCTCCCTCGGCGTCGTCGTCTACGCGCTGTTGTACCACCTGTACTGA
- a CDS encoding DUF7344 domain-containing protein, whose translation MSERNQPVDSGKLSDDGLFRILSHPRRRIAISLLSEFGPSVKLPVLAEEIAAFEHDGVRDGEFEDLRLRVYMTLYHNHVPRMQDAGLLEYHQERDLVVPADNLSRAVRLVKPVAEARN comes from the coding sequence ATGAGTGAGAGGAACCAACCCGTCGACAGCGGAAAGCTATCCGACGACGGGCTGTTCCGAATCCTCTCACACCCCCGGCGCAGAATCGCGATCTCGCTCCTCTCGGAGTTCGGCCCCTCCGTGAAACTCCCCGTGCTCGCCGAGGAGATCGCCGCGTTCGAACACGACGGGGTGCGCGACGGGGAGTTCGAGGACCTCCGGCTCCGGGTGTACATGACCCTCTATCACAACCACGTCCCGCGGATGCAGGACGCCGGGTTGCTCGAGTACCACCAGGAGCGTGACCTCGTCGTCCCGGCCGATAACCTGAGCCGGGCCGTGCGACTCGTGAAGCCCGTGGCGGAGGCGCGAAACTGA